A single Streptomyces sp. 2114.4 DNA region contains:
- a CDS encoding cytochrome c oxidase assembly protein yields the protein MDHSGHGMDGMNMDLPPFTLSRGLEFGGDPFFLVGCLLGLGLYGWAVVRLRRRGDAWSVGRTAAWALGVVTVALVMCTKLNDYGMAMFSVHMVQHMVISMLSPILLLLGAPVTLTLRALPAAGRGRKGPRELLVALLQSRYLRIITHPAFTIPLFIASLYALYFSPLFDFLMESRAGHIAMMVHFLAVGLVFFWPIMGVDPGPHRPGHVMRILELFAGMPFHAFFGIALMMASEPMVDTFLHPPSSLGIEALSDQSAAGGIAWAFSEIPSVVVLIALVFQWHKSEERQSRRADRAADRNGDKDLAEYNAYLASLHARSR from the coding sequence ATGGATCACAGCGGGCACGGCATGGACGGCATGAACATGGATCTGCCGCCGTTCACGCTGTCGCGGGGCCTGGAGTTCGGTGGTGATCCGTTCTTCCTCGTCGGCTGTCTGCTGGGACTCGGCCTGTACGGCTGGGCGGTGGTCCGGCTGCGGCGGCGGGGGGATGCCTGGTCGGTGGGCCGGACCGCCGCCTGGGCCCTGGGCGTGGTGACGGTGGCCCTGGTGATGTGCACCAAGCTCAACGACTACGGCATGGCGATGTTCAGCGTGCACATGGTCCAGCACATGGTCATCAGCATGCTCTCGCCGATCCTGCTGCTGCTCGGGGCGCCGGTGACGCTGACCCTGCGCGCGCTGCCGGCCGCCGGGCGCGGCCGCAAGGGACCGCGCGAGCTGCTGGTGGCGCTGCTGCAGAGCCGCTACCTGCGGATCATCACGCACCCGGCGTTCACCATCCCGCTGTTCATCGCGAGTCTCTACGCGCTCTACTTCTCGCCGCTGTTCGACTTCCTGATGGAGTCCCGGGCCGGGCACATCGCGATGATGGTGCACTTCCTCGCGGTCGGCCTGGTGTTCTTCTGGCCGATCATGGGCGTCGACCCGGGGCCGCACCGGCCGGGCCATGTGATGCGGATTCTGGAGCTGTTCGCGGGCATGCCGTTCCATGCCTTCTTCGGTATCGCCCTGATGATGGCCAGCGAGCCGATGGTCGACACCTTCCTGCACCCGCCGTCCTCGCTGGGGATCGAAGCGCTCTCCGACCAGTCGGCGGCCGGCGGTATCGCCTGGGCCTTCAGCGAGATCCCGTCCGTGGTGGTGCTGATCGCCCTGGTCTTCCAGTGGCACAAGTCCGAGGAGCGTCAGTCGCGGCGCGCGGACCGGGCCGCCGACCGCAACGGCGACAAGGATCTGGCGGAGTACAACGCCTACCTCGCCTCGCTCCACGCACGGAGCCGATGA
- a CDS encoding 6-phosphofructokinase, translating into MRIGVLTSGGDCPGLNAVIRSVVHRATADHGDEVIGFRDGWKGLLEGDYRKLDLDAVGGILARGGTILGSSRVQPAHLRDGVERARGHVAELGLDAIIPIGGEGTLKAARLLSDAGLPIVGVPKTIDNDIAVTDVTFGFDTAVGVATEALDRLKTTAESHQRVMIVEVMGRHTGWIALHSGMAAGAHAIVVPERPFDIDELTARVAERFEAGKKFAIVVVAEGAKPREGTMSFDIGGKDIYGHERFAGVARQLSVELENRLGKEARPVILGHVQRGGTPTAYDRVLATRFGWHAVEAAHRGDFGMMTALRGTDITLVPLAEAVETLKTVPAERYDEAECVL; encoded by the coding sequence ATGCGTATTGGTGTACTCACCTCCGGCGGCGACTGCCCCGGTCTGAACGCCGTCATCCGCTCCGTCGTCCACCGCGCCACCGCCGATCACGGCGATGAGGTGATCGGCTTCCGTGACGGCTGGAAGGGCCTGCTGGAGGGCGATTACCGCAAGCTCGACCTCGACGCCGTCGGCGGCATCCTGGCGCGCGGCGGCACCATCCTGGGGTCCTCGCGGGTGCAGCCCGCCCATCTGCGCGACGGCGTCGAGCGGGCCCGCGGCCACGTCGCCGAGCTGGGCCTGGACGCGATCATCCCGATCGGCGGCGAGGGCACGCTGAAGGCGGCGCGGCTGCTGTCGGACGCCGGGCTGCCGATCGTCGGCGTACCGAAGACCATCGACAACGACATCGCCGTCACGGATGTCACGTTCGGCTTCGACACCGCGGTGGGGGTCGCCACCGAGGCGCTGGACCGGCTCAAGACCACCGCCGAGTCGCATCAGCGGGTGATGATCGTCGAGGTGATGGGGCGGCACACCGGCTGGATCGCGCTGCACTCCGGCATGGCGGCCGGTGCGCACGCGATCGTGGTGCCGGAGCGGCCCTTCGACATCGACGAGCTGACCGCGCGGGTCGCCGAGCGGTTCGAGGCCGGCAAGAAGTTCGCGATCGTGGTCGTCGCCGAGGGTGCCAAGCCGCGCGAGGGCACCATGTCCTTCGACATCGGCGGCAAGGACATCTACGGCCACGAGCGGTTCGCCGGTGTCGCCCGGCAGCTCTCCGTGGAGCTGGAGAACCGCCTCGGCAAGGAGGCCCGTCCGGTGATCCTCGGGCACGTCCAGCGCGGCGGCACTCCGACCGCGTACGACCGGGTGCTCGCCACCCGCTTCGGCTGGCACGCCGTCGAGGCCGCGCACCGCGGCGACTTCGGGATGATGACGGCGCTGCGCGGCACCGACATCACGCTGGTGCCGCTGGCCGAGGCCGTGGAAACGCTCAAGACCGTGCCCGCGGAGCGCTACGACGAGGCCGAGTGCGTGCTGTGA